A stretch of Primulina tabacum isolate GXHZ01 chromosome 13, ASM2559414v2, whole genome shotgun sequence DNA encodes these proteins:
- the LOC142522522 gene encoding uncharacterized protein LOC142522522 → MRGVEGKGCLNNGTTQEISGGSCISFDFHKRNGVNRASHHHRAALGKPTPSKWDDAQKWLVNLSRGEKNQAKASPRNSNADDRRLIVPVPKKNYSSEEEEVESGCPSSESMNRDEVETKTVDCDESVWRISKPVDSSKSVVRSVCVRDMGTEMTPIASQEPSRAGTPIRANTPAPRSHIASEPASSLRCQNGVTMEPERQAKNEPKRTNGSARNVNGEEQEPDNITENMSKTTDQSRNLRALEIRATAWDEAERAKYMARYKREEVKIQAWENHQKRKAEMEMRKTEAKAERLKSRAQEKYTNKLASTRRIAEEQRTNAEAKLNEMTVKTSEIADYIRRTGHLPSTFSFKLPSCCW, encoded by the exons ATGAGAGGTGTGGAGGGTAAGGGATGCTTGAACAATGGCACCACACAGGAGATATCCGGTGGGAGTTGCATAAGTTTCGATTTTCACAAGAGAAATGGCGTGAACCGCGCCTCTCATCATCATCGGGCGGCCTTAGGAAAACCGACGCCGTCGAAATGGGACGATGCTCAGAAGTGGCTGGTGAATCTGTCCAGAGGGGAGAAGAATCAGGCCAAGGCCTCGCCGCGTAATTCGAATGCGGATGACCGGAGATTGATCGTGCCAGTGCCAAAGAAAAACTACTCCAGCGAGGAAGAAGAAGTCGAAAGCGGCTGCCCTAGCTCGGAGAGCATGAATCGAGATGAAGTCGAAACCAAAACCGTGGACTGCGATGAGTCGGTATGGCGAATCAGCAAGCCTGTTGACAGCTCTAAATCAGTTGTGAGATCTGTGTGTGTCAGAGATATGGGCACGGAAATGACACCAATTGCCAGCCAAGAACCATCGAGAGCGGGTACCCCAATTCGGGCCAACACTCCGGCTCCAAGGAGTCATATAGCATCAGAGCCAGCCAGTTCTTTAAGGTGTCAAAATGGGGTGACAATGGAACCCGAACGTCAGGCTAAAAACGAACCGAAAAGGACCAATGGATCAGCAAGAAATGTTAACGGAGAAGAACAAGAACCCGATAACATCACTGAGAACATGAGCAAGACTACTGATCAATCAAGAAACTTGAGAGCTCTGGAAATTCGAGCAACTGCTTGGGACGAGGCCGAACGTGCAAAATACATGGCAAG GTACAAGCGCGAAGAGGTGAAGATTCAGGCTTGGGAGAATCATCAGAAAAGGAAAGCTGAAATGGAAATGAGAAAGACAGAG GCAAAAGCCGAAAGATTGAAATCTCGAGCCCAAGAGAAGTACACGAACAAGCTTGCATCGACCAGGAGGATAGCCGAGGAGCAACGAACAAATGCCGAGGCCAAACTGAACGAGATGACCGTGAAGACATCAGAAATAGCAGATTATATTCGAAGAACCGGCCATCTTCCCTCTACTTTCTCCTTCAAGTTGCCTTCCTGCTGCTGGTAG